AAGGGCCTGACAAAGAAACAATTCGCTCAGAGCATTCAATTCAAGGAAGATTTCTGGAGAAGGTGATGCCCAAGTGAAATCCTAAAGGAAAGTAAGAGTTGGTCAGACAGAGAAGCAGATACAGGGAAGACAACATCCAAAGGACAGAGCAGTAAAACACATCAGAATtacctagtgtttttttttttttttttttgagacggagtttcgctcttgttacccaggctggagtgcaatggcacgatctcggatcaccgcaacctccgcctcctgggttcaggcaattctcctgcctcagcctcctgagtagctgggattacaggcacgcgccaccatgcccagctaattttttgtatttttagtagagacggggtttcaccatgttgaccaggatggtctcgatctcttgacctcgtgatccacccgcctcggcctcccaaagtgctgggattacaggcttgagccaccgcgcccggcctacctaGTGTTGATGGATAGAAAAATGattggtggccgggcgcggtggctcaagcctgtaatcccagcactttgggaggccgaggcgggtggatcacaaggtcgagagatcgagaccaacctggtcaacatggtgaaaccctgtctctactaaaaatacaaaaaattagctgggcatggtggcgcgtgcctataatcccagctactcaggaggctgaggcaggagaattgcctgaacccaggaggcggaggttgcagtgagccgagatcgtgccattgcactccagcctgggtaacaagagcgaaactccgtctcaaaaaaaaaaaaaaaagaaaaagaaaaatgattggtGAGGCCAGAAGCTGGCTAGGGCACCTTCCCATGCCTTTTACATGTTCTATGCAGCTCCGGAGAGCTGTTGAAGAGTTTTAAATAGGGAAGGTGCATGACCAGATCTATTAGACATATCATTCTGACTGCAGTGTTGAAGATATGTTTGAAGAGACAAGATCTGTTAAGAGGATATTGCAATAGATGAAAAGGGTGTGAAGTGGAGCAGCCACGACAGATGGAAAAGAGTAGATTCAagaatggaaaaattagccaggctcggtggctcacacctgttatcttagcactttgggaggatcatctgagcccaggagttccaagaccaacttgggcaacatagcaagacccaccTCTATAAaaagtcacacctgtaatcctggcgaggccgaggcaggtggatcatgaggtcaggtgttcaagatcagcctgaccaacaaccaacatggtgaaaccctgtctctactaaaaatacaaaaattagctgggcatagtggtggagTGCCAAATTTGGCAATTTGGCAGAGGGTGTTGCTAACCTAGATAAGGAATAAGCTTTGGGGTGCGGAAATGGATCTTGGTGGCAACAATACAGTATCATCTCTCATCTATctgtattccagctactcaggcagctgaggcaggagaatcacttgaaactgggaggcggaggttgcagtgagcccagactgtgccactgtactccagcctggtgacacagtgagactccatctcaaaaaaaacaaaaagcaaacaaaaaaaacccacactcaAAAATCAGCCGGACTTGATGGCTGAGTAGACGTGAGTAAAGGAAGTAAAGAATTGCTCCCAAGTTTCTGGGTTGGGTGAAGAGTGATTCCATTAGGAGAGAAGAATGTTAGAAGCCAGTCTGGGGTGCTGGGAAGATGAGGCATTCTACGGTGGCAATTTTGACTGATACTAATGCCTGACAAATTCCAGCTGAAGGTCTGGGCTGGAGAATATAAATTTGATGTGTGTGTTTAGAGAAGCGAATGGAGGCAGGAGGAATCTCGTTTGGCAATTTGGCAGAGGGTGTTGCTAATCTAGATAATAAGCAATAAGCTTTGGGGCGGAAATGGGTCTTGGTAGTAACAATACAGGATCTTCGGTCATTTATCATATCGTAAATCTGGAAACTTCGTGAAGTTTGGATCCTAATGGGTACACACCCTGATTTAAGGATATCCGAGGCCCTTTTAGTGGCCTACGACAGGTGAGTTTTCCACAGGGGGGCCTCTCCCCAAAAAAGCTGACACTAGATTCACTCGTCGGGCCCTTATGGGTGATAATCGGCGCAAGTTCTCCTCACCTGATCTGCAAAATAGATCTTCTGCTTGCCGTACATCTTCTCTTTGATCTTGCCTTGTTGCGCCAGCTGCTCGAGCGTCTTCACCACCACCTGGCAGAGGGGAGGGGCAATCAGGAGTCTGGGCCCGAGTCGGGAAATTCAGCCAGTGATGGGGAAGGCGCCCAAGGCTCCAGAGGGCACGACCCCAGAGAGTCCGACGGAGAGGGAATCCCGGGAGAGGTTCCTCACCGCCTTGCCCAGCCCGTGTTCCCGCTGTAGGTTCCCGAACACATCCTGGGCGCTGTAGGGCCGGTTCTGCTCCTGCAGGTACCTCAGGAGGATCCCGGCGGCTACGGAGACAGGGGCAAGGGAGGGGGCCACTCAACCGACCTCCTCACCCACTGCCCTCCCGGGTCTTCCCCGCGTGCACGCCGCCGTTACCTCCCGCCGCAGCTTCTGCCCGGCTTTTACTCATCGCCTTTCCCGCCACCCAACTCAGAAAGCCGGACGTTGTAGTTGCTCGGGGCGACGGCTCCTTCCGGCGACGGGGGCGGGCCTCGAGCAGTGATTGGCTGAAGAGGAAGCCTTCGGGAGAACAAGGCGACCCCTGCCGAACGCCAAAGTTCATTTCAGGGCGGAACTTGCGCATCCGGGCTGGAGCTCACGCCACGGGCCTCTGCGAAGGCGCCGGCGTACTGCGGGGTTAGAAACATCCCCTTTCCGTCCCCGGGAACGAAGGCTGtagcagagaaggccttcaagtTTCGAGACCCAGTTCCAGCCGCAGCTGAGCACTGGTAACCTTGAGTTAGGTCGAGTGTTGGGATTGGAAGGCGCTTCAGGCATCAGCTGCCGCTCTGTGCAAGCGAGCATCTCAACGTTATCCCACAGTGACGTGCCATAATCCCATGGTCCAGTGCCCTGTCGTCGGTTGGTTTTgtcatttgtaaaacaggaacAGTAGGTAGTGGTAGGAAAGTGGTTGTGAAAACTTAACAGAAAGCTAATTAAGCGCcttggtcgggcgcggtggcatgtcacgcctgtaatcccttcaCTTTGAagggccgaggcgggcggatcgcttgagcccaggaattcgagatcaacctgggcaacatgaaaccccatctctgcaaataaaggacaaaaaattaggcgtggtggtcccagctactcgaggctgaggtgggaggatcaccagagatcgaggctgcagtgagtcatcatgagcgtgccactgcaccccatcctgggtgacagaacaagaccctgtctcgaaccAAAAAAAATGGGGTTGGGGTGATAGCGCCTAGAAGAGCACCCACCCTTATTTGCCTAATACCGAGCTTCGCACCCAGGGGGCACTCGACATCTGCTGTAATTCGGACGCCAGGAAAGGTAGGGTTAGGAGGGGGCTACTTTTCAACCACAAAGCTTGTGTAAAAGTTAGCCCAGTCAATCTCAAGGCAACACCTGACAGGTGCTTTCCACCCCTGACCACAGTGGCCAATGGGACAGAGCCTGAAATAAGTATTTCTAGTTTCTGAGGTCAGCTGAAGACCAAAGAGCAGCTGTCCCTGCACCTCAAACCATCCAGTGGAGGAGCAAGGTGCTACTTTTTAAAGCCTTCTGCTACCTACAACCTCCTTAGCCTTTAAGACGTGTGCTTGTCTGCATGTTTAGGAGACAATATTAAGAATTAGGAATGTACAAGCcacagtgcttaaaaaaaaaataggaatgaaGGAAATACAGGCTAAATACTAGCCAAGAGTGCCAGTTACACTGAGGGTGGGGCTCTCACAGGAAGGAAAGTAGCCTCATATTATGGTGATACTATGGCCATCACAAAGGAAAAACGAGTGGGCTGGTGGGTCCCTCATACCTGGGCTTCCTCTGTTAAGGCTATCACTTCAAATTAACCAGAACTCAGATTTACAAGAGAAGACCTATCAAGGATAGGACACCATTCAACATCAGAATCTTCAAGATTGTTCTCATACAAGATTTATTCCCCAACACACCCCTCCCCTCCTCAGTTCACAGTGGAGGACTATGGAGATTCAGAGCAGGATCCCCCAGGTACAGGAAACACCTTACGAAGATTttgctctccttccttccctccctcttgccAACTCCCAGGGCCTGAAGCACACACTCATGCAAACTCACAAAATCCCCCTCCTTCCCCACACCTCTGTCTTTCCACATCAGCGCTCACCTGTAAGACATCTGAACTTGAGAAGAGAGGCCTCCAAAGTCTGTTTGAGAACCCTAAAGTGGGGAGATGCCGTATCCATGACCACCCCACTATGATTGACTATGAGACACCTAACTCTTCCCCCTTCTCACTGTTAACCATTTTCATTCCCTGGCCTCTGTACCTTCTCCATCAACCAAGAGCAAACATGTCAGCACACCCCCACCTGCAGTACATAAACAGGCTCTGTCCAACATCCCTCACCCAAGTACAGGGGTGTTGGGGGAGTGGCCCCTGAGGATCAGCAAAGGGTTAATGCAGAAGGAAAGAGGACAGAAGAGTTTGGCTTGAGCTCtgattcgggaggcagaggctatagaCTGGCACAGGTTTAGAACCAATTACCATGTTTAGGTTTTTGTCTCACATGATTTTACTAGGGGCTGCAGAACAGATACCCCTCAGAGGGGTCTCTACTGATTACAGCCACATTCTTACTATCGGCTCATCCTTAAAGGAGTCCCCACCAAGTGGGGAAGTAGTTGAAAATAAAAGCTGTAAAGGAGCTGAACAGGGAGTAAGAACAGATGGTGCAAGAGCAGCTTGTGGCTCCTGGGATGAATGCCATGGAGCCATTTGTAAAGTGCTACCTTATCATCCCCCCATCAATTATTGCTTCTCCAAAGGAGGAGCAGGGGAAGGAACAGGAACGTAAAAATGAGTATGGTATTGCTTTGCTCACTGCTTAGGCTGATGGCCAAATGGACCCAGGGGTTGGCAGAAACCACACAGCTCCAGAAGACTGAGACCTCAAAATACAGAGGTTCTTACTAATCTTCCCAGCCAGCTGATCCCCCCGGGGCCAAGGTAATGTAGAAGAGGCCCATCCCCTCATCATACTCACATTTCTTAAATTTCACAAGCAATATTTTGGAGCACTGGGGTTCAGGCCTCAAGAAATGAGGATGGGCTAGAGAAGAGGGAGCAGGCCTGTTCTATAAAACCAAAGgataaatttactttaaaaaaaaaaaaaaaaaaaaaaaaaaagcctgggcacagtggctcacgcctgtaatcctagcactttgggaggctgaggcgggcggatcatgaggtcaggagatcgagaccatcctggccatggtgaaaccccatctctactaaaatacaaaaagttagccaggtgtatagcatatgcctgtagtcccaactactcaggaggctgacgcaggggaattgcttgaacccgggagacggaggttgcagtgagccaagatcgtgccactgcactcctgcctggtaacagagcaagactccatctcaaaaaaaaaaaaaaaaaaaaaaaaagcacactgggcacagtggctcatgcctgtaatcccaacactttgggaggctgaggcgggtggatcatttgaggtcaggagttcgagaccagcctggccaacatggtgaaatcctgtctctactaaaaatacaaaaaaattagccgcacatggtggcacatgcctataatctcagctactcaggaggctgaggcaggagaattgcttcagccaggcggtggaggttgcagtgagccgagattgccccactgtactccagcctgggcaacaaagcgagactctgtctcaaaaagaaaaaatcaaatcctGGTTTAACAAAAGAATATGACtgatctcagcactctgggaggccaaggcaggctgatcacttgaggtcaggagtttgagatgagcttggccaacacagtgaaaccccatttctactaaaaataccaaaaaaaaaattagctgggcatagtggcgggcacctataatcctactACTCAgtaggctgtggcaggagagcctctcgaacctgggaggcagaggttgcagtgaaccaagatgacgccactgcactccagcctggatgacagagtgaaactgtctcaaaaaaaaaaaaaaagagtaagatgaTGACAATGTAACTATACCTGACTTTGGGGGCTCTAGGGAGGCGATGAAGGTAGGCAGGCATGGGCTCTTCAGTGGGGCCCCTGAACACTCATACCTAAAGGCAAACAGCAGCACCTCCTCAAAGGGGAACCAATATCCCTGACTACTTTGTTCCCCAAAGTACCATCCTGATGGAGAGAAGCCTCCCTTGAGGGAGCACACTCTCACTCAGTGACTGAGCTCAGAAATGGGCATCCAGCTGGTGGGAGGGGAGTTGAGTGTCCTCTCTAAGCAAGCTTCTGAGCATCAGCCAGGCCACCCAGCATACAAATATAATTCAGGGGAGGGGCGGTTGATTTCTTCCCTTGCCCCATCACCTTAAGTGAGATGGGGAGAAAAAAACTTAAATCACAGTGACTCCCAAAGAGAGTCTCTGCCTCAGTGGCTCCTTGAACTGGCAGGGTCCAGCTGGTTCAGCTCCGACTGGTCCAAAAGTTCAAAGTCATCCCCCTCTGCATCAGTGTCCAGGTCTGAACTGGGGGATCGGAGGAAGCCTCTCGTTGCTCTCTGGGCAGGTGCGCCAGAAGGACCTGGTTGGGAGGCCCCTGACAAGGCCAGCTGAATCATACCCTGGGAGACCAGGCTGGCAAGGTTGCTGGTGAGGTTGGATCCTACAGGCAGAGCACCAAGCAGGAGCTCCGGCAGTGCAGCTTCGTCCCGGCTGGCAGGTGGGGCCTGGGGCTCCTCAGCCCCTGGCAGGGAACGGTACATCATGCTGGGCATGCCAATGCTAGTGTCGTCCTCGTCATCCAGGCCAGCAGGATCCACATTAATGGAAGGGAAGTCTGGAAGATCTCTGGCAAAGGATTCCTCTGGATCACTGTGACCATCTAGTTCTGGTAGAATACAGAGGTGTCTGAGTCGTGGCACCTACCTGGCCCTCCTGTGCTCCAGCCCCGTATGACTAGATTTTTCCCACCCTGGCTTTCTCAGGGAGAAATAAACCCATGAGACTAGTTTCACTTTCCCCTTCACTTATAGATGGCTGTGATCTCTACCGGCCACACAATTCCCCCTCTCTTCCTCTATGTCCCCTGTGAGGCTAGAGCCTGAGGCTACTAAAGAACTAAAGGCTTCCAGAAGGGCAGCACTGCCATCCTGGCTGTCATCACAGCCCTCAGGCTGTTCTGCCGCCTGATCCACAGCACAGAAAACAGGAGAGGAGGGGCCACCAGTATCTCCTCTGTTCAGGGAAGCTAAGAGGCAACAGAGCCATTATCAACTGAGGTCAAAGGCTCCCCTCACCTTCAGAGCCTTCTGTTAGAGGTGTCTGGCCTCTTGAAAGATTGAATGTACCATTGTCTGTACAGGAGACTTCGGCGTCTGAGTGCTCAGAGTCTGTAATGGCCAATTCCCTGGCAACAGTAGAATCATCCAgcttaggaaaagaaaagaccaaCAAACCTGAGATAATGCCATCAGGAACCAGGTGTAGTCCCCACGTACAGCTTTACTCATCAGCTAGCATTAAAGGTTATCCAAAGGCCATCAAGGTAACCAGGGATAGATGGCAACTTCAGTCAAAATCTTCACCCCTTTTAGGCTGCTCTCCCaaagaaaacattcattcataacttcttttttttttttgagatggagtttcgcttttgttacccaggctggagtgcaatggcgcgatctcggctcaccacaagctccgcctcctgggtttaggcaattctcctgcctcagcctcctgagtagctgggattataggcacgcgccaccatgtccagctaattttttgtatttttagtagagacagggtttcaccatgttgaccgggatggtctcgatctctcgacctcgtgatccacccgcctcagcctcccaaagtgctgggattacaggcttgagccaccgcgcccggctttttttttttttttttgagacggagttttgctcttgttacccaggctggagtgcaatggcgcgatctcggctcaccgcaacctccgcctcctgggttcaggcaattctcctgcctcagccttctgagtagctggaattataggcacgcgccaccatgtccagctaattttttgtatttttagtagagacggggtttcaccatgttgaccaggttggtctcgatctctcgaccttgtgatccacccgcctcggcctcccaaagtgctgggattacaggcttgagccaccgcgcccggctcattcaTAACTTCTTAAgcacaggggaaaaaaacagtCTTGGGGGAAGTCTATTACCCACTTATTTTAGGCAAAAAATTGATCCAGAGATAACTTTTCAAAGTGGTTAGGAGGATACACACACTGCACAGACCTAAGGGTGAACTGGGCTGTTTAAAAGATGATCATGTgcttgctttggcagcacatatactaaaattggaacaatacagagaagattagcatggcccctgcacaaggatgacacgcaaattcgtgaagcgttccatatttttgcacaccaatgttcattgcagcactgtttacaatagcaaagacctggaaccaacccaaatgcccaccgatgatagactgggcagggaaaatgtggcacatatacaccatggaatatcatgcagccatcaaaaatgatgagttcgtgtcctttgtagggacatggatgaccctggaaaccatcattctcagcaaactgacaaaagagcagaaaatcaaacaccgcatgttctcactcacaggtggttgttgaacaatgagaacacatggacacggaggggagcactacacactgggatctgttggggggaaataggggagggacagtgggcggtggggagttggggagagacagcatggggagaaatgccagatataggtgaaggggaggaatgcagcaaatcacactgccacgtgtgtacctatgcaactatattgcatgttcttcaaaagtaccccaaaacctaaaatgcaattaaaaaaaaaaatgatgatcaTACCAGCTCCAGAAGTTCCTCCATAATGGTAGGGTAAAAAGAGACATGGAAGAGTGTGTGCTGGGCATCAGGCTCTAACTGAGATCTAGGTTGACTAGAGGAatgatataattaaaaaaaaaaaaattgagatctAGGAACAAAGTCTACTTCTCTCCTTGTTACTGGTCTTGGAAACAAGGGGAGTCTAGGGTTTCAAACCTGGTTATGGCCTAAATGTGAGCTGTCAGATAGTTAAAAGGGAGCTAAAGAAAACTGGACAGTGAAGCAGCTCCCACACTGAAGATACCtgaggacagaaggcagcaagCTCCTCTTCGCTGTCACTGTGGTTGTCCATGGCTCGTTCTGGGTGTAGAGCTCTGCGGCGTACTGTGTGGGAAGAACACAAAGTCTTGTTACCTTCCCACCAGCGTAAAAAACCCATTGGACTTTAAAGGCATAAAAtcagaacaaaaaacaaagagcCTCTCTGAATTTGGTTCTAAGCCTACATAATATACCAGAAGGCTGAGCTGCTAAGCCTAAATGGCAAGGTGAGCTGGTAACACAGGAGAAAATATCTCAGCTTCCAACATTCTTCTCTCCACCACAccctacacttttttttttttttttttttttttgagatggagttttgtccttgttactcaggctggagtgcaatggcatgatctcggctcactgcaaccttcaccttctgggttcaaatgattcttctgtctcagcttcccaagtagctgagattacaggcacatgccactgtgcccagctaatttttgtattttttgtagagatggggtttcatcatattggttaggctggtcttgaactcctgacctcaggtgatccacccgcctcagcctcccaaagtgctgggattataggcatgagccaccacacccagcctggccctACACATTTCTATTTCAGTCAGATGACAAATACCAGACTTTGTCAACAACTCTCAGGATGGCTAAAGGCAGACCTGATGTCAAGGTGTTAAGTGGACACAATCAGAGAGGACAAAAGGAGATGCACACCTTGATAACATCAGACTTTTGAGGACTGATATTATTCAACTACCTGCTCCAAGGGACTTGGGCCTTGCTGACCAAGTGCAGGGCTCTTTGAAGGCCAGGCCTCCATAAAACACAAAACCTGACTAGACCACACGAGAGAGGCAAAAGTCTGTACTACCATCATTAATGTGTTGGATGGAGCTCAGGCTAGTACACTTACAACCTCTGAGGTAGCAGCTTTTAATCACCTTTGGGAAGCAGTTTTCAGTAGTGAAAAGTCCCAGGCTTAGGAGTTGAAAGGATCTACtatgggctgagcacagtggctcatatctgtaatcccaacactttgggacgccaaggcaggaggattacttgagcccaggagttcaagatcagcctgggccacatagtaagaccccatctctacaaaaaacttaaaaatcagccagatgtggtgacatgtACCTACAGTCCGAGCTACTGAAGGGTTTGGCAGAgctgaagtagaaggatcacttgagcctggaaggtcaaggcgtcagtgagccatgatcgtgccactgcactccagcactccagcctgggcaacagaatgagaccccatctcaaaaaaaaaaaaaaaaaaaaaaaaaaaaagtgcaaatacTAGAAATTTTATCTTCACTGTTTAGCTTTTATTCAActtgaaattgtttcttttctttttttgagacggagtttcgctcttgttacccaggctgagtgcaatggcgcgatctcggctcaccgcaacctctgcctcctgggttcaggcaattctcctgcctcagcctcctgagtagctgggattacaggcacacgccaccatgcccagctgattttttgtattttttaatagagacggggtttcaccatgtcgaccaggatggtctcgacctcgtgatccacccacctcggcctcccaaagtgctgggattacaggcttgagccaccgtgcccggccctcttttttttttttttcttttagacagagtttcactcgttacccaggctggagtgcaatggcgcgatctcggctcaccgcaacctccacctcctgggttcaggcagttctcctgcctcagcctcctgagtagctgggattacaggcatgtgccaccatgcccagctaatttttagtatttttagtagagttggggtttcaccatgttgaccaggatggtctcgatctctttttttttttttttttttttttttttagacggagtttcgcttttgttacccaggctggagtgcaatggcgcaatctcggctcaccgcaacctccacctcctgggttcaagcaattctcctgcctcagcctcctgagtagctgggattacaggcacgcgccaccatgcccagccaattttttttatttttttttttagtagagacggggtttcaccatgttgaccaggatggtctcgatctctcgaccttgtgatccacccgcctcagcctcccaaagtgctgggattacaggcttgagccaccgcgcccggctggtctcgatctcttgacatcgtgatccacccccctcggcctcccaaagtgctgggattacaggcttgagccaccgcgcccggcgaaagaGTTGTTATCAGATTTGTTTAAAACAGGAGAGTCTAGGATTCTAAATGATAAAAACTGGCAAGCCTGCACAGGTTTCCCTAGAACAAAATATCACTTTTACCTACCAAACAATCCTCACCCCCACCGACTACCCCCCACTTCCACTTCTGAGAACCCACTCAGTATGTCAGACCTATGGGCTTCTCCTTGTCCCCAAATTGCCTAAGTGGAAGGAATGACACCATGACACTTacattgtctctctctctgcttggACATCATGTAGCCACGGACGCTGAAGTCCAGCCGCTGCAGAGCTGGCTTCAGCCGCACATATGCTCGATCCCACAGTCGGTGGTACACGGTAAGGGGCCACATCATGACAGTGACAACTGTGAGAAGGAATGGCAAACAGTGACAAATGGAGATGGGGCTGCAAAAACCATTCCCAACTGTCCTGATGCTATTGGTACTTAGGGCTTGGACACAAAGTGTGGAACAGATCTGCCCAAGTCTGCCAGTCATCTTCACCAGTCTCCCCTACACATGAGAGAGtgtttgagggcagggacttcTGTAGCCACCTACAGAGCCTACTGCAGGGCTGTGCACAGCACAGTATGCTGCTGACAGGCCAAGGGCAGAAACTGGCAATGGCTGTCACTGTGACATAAACGGTAACCATGCCTAAAAACTACACAACACGTCACGGGAAATTTTGACATACAAAGGCCACAGCTGTTAAGTACTCAGTTCTTACCACCCCCAACAAGCTGAGTACATGCCAACAAGAAGTAACTATTTACAAAACTATGCTCCAAGTGGGAAAAAAGTACTGTGGAATAAATAGAAACTAGTAGAGAAACCCCTAAGAGTTATGTTCTGCTGACaggaccctgactctaaaaattCTCTCCTTCAACAGGGACAGGCAGTCCTTTATAGTTGGTAATAATACAATATATGTTAGTGGACCTTCATCAATTTCTGACTTAGTAAGAAATGAACTTTGTATGTGGAGAAACTGCTAAAGGTAAGAAGGATATTTTCTGACACTAAACAGATCATGAAATTATGAAAAGGTCATATCCTggagaaatgaaatataaaagtcCTCTTCCCAGACCTAGAGTAAGACATAGTTGGAAAGTTATGAGCAGGGTACAGTTTGTAGAGGGAGGTATATGCCATACTTACGCATCAAGTAGGACAGCAGAAGCCCAGGGATGTAGCGGCCCAAGACAGCCAGAAAGGTCAGTATCCCACAGCTCAGCAAGCAGAACTGGGGAATCAAGAAAGAGTATTAAGTTTCTGCCATATGGCAGGagactggggtgggtgtggagggTTAGAGTAGAGATATGATCAAAAGACTCTTTGTATGCTAAGCATGGACATATAACCACTGCTGCATCCAATGGTGATTCTGTTTGGGAAGAAAAGGAGCATGTCCCCTTCTATTCAAACTCCTTTTATATGGCTAGCCCCATAGGGCTGCACCTTGCTTGCTAAGAAATTGGTTTGAATaggacttagccaaaaattctcTCTGAAAGCAAGTGCTGGTGGTGGGATTTTTAACtcaacagaaacacacacacaaaacccaaaAACACAATAACCTACCACATATTTAATATGACAAAGAATGCACACAAGAAAGCTTTCTTTCCCATCTTGGGGTAAGAAAATGGCCTCATCTAAGCGGCAAGCACATCAAATGAGCAGTCGCTAAGCTCTTGTCTTAGTCCTAATGGCTGGTCAGAAGGACCTTCCTACAACTTCCTTCTGTCTCTATAAACATCATAGTCTT
This is a stretch of genomic DNA from Saimiri boliviensis isolate mSaiBol1 chromosome 17, mSaiBol1.pri, whole genome shotgun sequence. It encodes these proteins:
- the RETREG3 gene encoding reticulophagy regulator 3 isoform X3, with amino-acid sequence MIIVCIDQWKNKIWPEIKVPRPDALDNESWGFVHPRLLSVPELCHHVAEVWVSGTIFIRNVLLFKKQNPGKFCLLSCGILTFLAVLGRYIPGLLLSYLMLVTVMMWPLTVYHRLWDRAYVRLKPALQRLDFSVRGYMMSKQRERQLRRRALHPERAMDNHSDSEEELAAFCPQLDDSTVARELAITDSEHSDAEVSCTDNGTFNLSRGQTPLTEGSEELDGHSDPEESFARDLPDFPSINVDPAGLDDEDDTSIGMPSMMYRSLPGAEEPQAPPASRDEAALPELLLGALPVGSNLTSNLASLVSQGMIQLALSGASQPGPSGAPAQRATRGFLRSPSSDLDTDAEGDDFELLDQSELNQLDPASSRSH
- the RETREG3 gene encoding reticulophagy regulator 3 isoform X2, which produces MEREQVLEAAVTWGFFALTSLRLVFLLAFGLMIIVCIDQWKNKIWPEIKVPRPDALDNESWGFVHPRLLSVPELCHHVAEVWVSGTIFIRNVLLFKKQNPGKFCLLSCGILTFLAVLGRYIPGLLLSYLMLVTVMMWPLTVYHRLWDRAYVRLKPALQRLDFSVRGYMMSKQRERQLRRRALHPERAMDNHSDSEEELAAFCPQLDDSTVARELAITDSEHSDAEVSCTDNGTFNLSRGQTPLTEGSEELDGHSDPEESFARDLPDFPSINVDPAGLDDEDDTSIGMPSMMYRSLPGAEEPQAPPASRDEAALPELLLGALPVGSNLTSNLASLVSQGMIQLALSGASQPGPSGAPAQRATRGFLRSPSSDLDTDAEGDDFELLDQSELNQLDPASSRSH
- the RETREG3 gene encoding reticulophagy regulator 3 isoform X1 codes for the protein MAEAEGVAPTPGPASGSTFRGHRDVSGSWERDQQVEAAQRALVEVLGPYEPLLSRVQAALVWERPARSALWCLGLNAAFWFFALTSLRLVFLLAFGLMIIVCIDQWKNKIWPEIKVPRPDALDNESWGFVHPRLLSVPELCHHVAEVWVSGTIFIRNVLLFKKQNPGKFCLLSCGILTFLAVLGRYIPGLLLSYLMLVTVMMWPLTVYHRLWDRAYVRLKPALQRLDFSVRGYMMSKQRERQLRRRALHPERAMDNHSDSEEELAAFCPQLDDSTVARELAITDSEHSDAEVSCTDNGTFNLSRGQTPLTEGSEELDGHSDPEESFARDLPDFPSINVDPAGLDDEDDTSIGMPSMMYRSLPGAEEPQAPPASRDEAALPELLLGALPVGSNLTSNLASLVSQGMIQLALSGASQPGPSGAPAQRATRGFLRSPSSDLDTDAEGDDFELLDQSELNQLDPASSRSH